A genome region from Hevea brasiliensis isolate MT/VB/25A 57/8 chromosome 7, ASM3005281v1, whole genome shotgun sequence includes the following:
- the LOC110634087 gene encoding protein ASYMMETRIC LEAVES 2 isoform X1, translated as MPILSKISEFPEKRGRRNMASSSNSPCAACKFLRRKCQPECVFAPYFPPDQPQKFANVHKVFGASNVTKLLNELHPSQREDAVNSLAYEADMRLRDPVYGCVGVISLLQHQLRQLQMDLSCAKSELSKYQNLGITGHAGLFAAAAAAAATATTQNHNHHHHHTQNLGINLIGAGGGGRDHHYHHQLFPRDQQQMTRSFDAANNYDASLLAMNVSASIGQLSQFQQPRAAAGDDRRTIDPS; from the exons ATGCCCATTTTGAGCAAGATCTCTGAATTTCCAGAGAAG AGGGGAAGGCGGAACATGGCATCGTCATCGAATTCTCCATGTGCAGCCTGCAAGTTTCTGAGGAGAAAATGCCAACCGGAATGCGTCTTTGCTCCCTATTTTCCACCGGATCAGCCCCAAAAATTCGCAAACGTGCACAAAGTATTTGGGGCAAGCAATGTTACGAAGCTACTAAACGAGTTGCACCCCTCCCAACGCGAGGATGCCGTGAATTCTTTGGCATATGAGGCCGATATGCGTCTTCGCGACCCAGTCTACGGCTGCGTCGGGGTCATCTCTCTCTTGCAGCACCAACTTCGCCAGCTGCAGATGGATCTAAGCTGTGCCaaatctgaactctcaaaatatCAGAACCTAGGCATCACTGGCCATGCCGGTCTATTTGCTGCTGCGGCTGCTGCTGCAGCCACGGCTACCACACAAAATCATAATCATCACCACCACCATACTCAGAACCTTGGCATCAATCTGATCGGAGCTGGCGGTGGGGGAAGggaccaccactaccaccaccaatTATTTCCCAGGGATCAGCAGCAGATGACGAGGAGCTTTGATGCTGCCAACAACTACGATGCAAGCCTTCTGGCCATGAATGTCTCTGCAAGTATCGGACAGCTGAGTCAGTTCCAGCAACCCAGGGCTGCTGCGGGAGATGACCGCCGCACCATTGATCCATCTTAG
- the LOC110634087 gene encoding protein ASYMMETRIC LEAVES 2 isoform X2, with the protein MRGRRNMASSSNSPCAACKFLRRKCQPECVFAPYFPPDQPQKFANVHKVFGASNVTKLLNELHPSQREDAVNSLAYEADMRLRDPVYGCVGVISLLQHQLRQLQMDLSCAKSELSKYQNLGITGHAGLFAAAAAAAATATTQNHNHHHHHTQNLGINLIGAGGGGRDHHYHHQLFPRDQQQMTRSFDAANNYDASLLAMNVSASIGQLSQFQQPRAAAGDDRRTIDPS; encoded by the exons ATG AGGGGAAGGCGGAACATGGCATCGTCATCGAATTCTCCATGTGCAGCCTGCAAGTTTCTGAGGAGAAAATGCCAACCGGAATGCGTCTTTGCTCCCTATTTTCCACCGGATCAGCCCCAAAAATTCGCAAACGTGCACAAAGTATTTGGGGCAAGCAATGTTACGAAGCTACTAAACGAGTTGCACCCCTCCCAACGCGAGGATGCCGTGAATTCTTTGGCATATGAGGCCGATATGCGTCTTCGCGACCCAGTCTACGGCTGCGTCGGGGTCATCTCTCTCTTGCAGCACCAACTTCGCCAGCTGCAGATGGATCTAAGCTGTGCCaaatctgaactctcaaaatatCAGAACCTAGGCATCACTGGCCATGCCGGTCTATTTGCTGCTGCGGCTGCTGCTGCAGCCACGGCTACCACACAAAATCATAATCATCACCACCACCATACTCAGAACCTTGGCATCAATCTGATCGGAGCTGGCGGTGGGGGAAGggaccaccactaccaccaccaatTATTTCCCAGGGATCAGCAGCAGATGACGAGGAGCTTTGATGCTGCCAACAACTACGATGCAAGCCTTCTGGCCATGAATGTCTCTGCAAGTATCGGACAGCTGAGTCAGTTCCAGCAACCCAGGGCTGCTGCGGGAGATGACCGCCGCACCATTGATCCATCTTAG
- the LOC110634087 gene encoding protein ASYMMETRIC LEAVES 2 isoform X3, with product MASSSNSPCAACKFLRRKCQPECVFAPYFPPDQPQKFANVHKVFGASNVTKLLNELHPSQREDAVNSLAYEADMRLRDPVYGCVGVISLLQHQLRQLQMDLSCAKSELSKYQNLGITGHAGLFAAAAAAAATATTQNHNHHHHHTQNLGINLIGAGGGGRDHHYHHQLFPRDQQQMTRSFDAANNYDASLLAMNVSASIGQLSQFQQPRAAAGDDRRTIDPS from the coding sequence ATGGCATCGTCATCGAATTCTCCATGTGCAGCCTGCAAGTTTCTGAGGAGAAAATGCCAACCGGAATGCGTCTTTGCTCCCTATTTTCCACCGGATCAGCCCCAAAAATTCGCAAACGTGCACAAAGTATTTGGGGCAAGCAATGTTACGAAGCTACTAAACGAGTTGCACCCCTCCCAACGCGAGGATGCCGTGAATTCTTTGGCATATGAGGCCGATATGCGTCTTCGCGACCCAGTCTACGGCTGCGTCGGGGTCATCTCTCTCTTGCAGCACCAACTTCGCCAGCTGCAGATGGATCTAAGCTGTGCCaaatctgaactctcaaaatatCAGAACCTAGGCATCACTGGCCATGCCGGTCTATTTGCTGCTGCGGCTGCTGCTGCAGCCACGGCTACCACACAAAATCATAATCATCACCACCACCATACTCAGAACCTTGGCATCAATCTGATCGGAGCTGGCGGTGGGGGAAGggaccaccactaccaccaccaatTATTTCCCAGGGATCAGCAGCAGATGACGAGGAGCTTTGATGCTGCCAACAACTACGATGCAAGCCTTCTGGCCATGAATGTCTCTGCAAGTATCGGACAGCTGAGTCAGTTCCAGCAACCCAGGGCTGCTGCGGGAGATGACCGCCGCACCATTGATCCATCTTAG